In Deinobacterium chartae, a single genomic region encodes these proteins:
- a CDS encoding glucodextranase DOMON-like domain-containing protein yields the protein MLSMALAASLLLSAADPSGDAYGDGSYQLPTRFSSEERDSLDLRSFEVRDNAGFLQFEIGMGANANPLESPRGFSVPVIDVFIKTASGGVLELGDLGFSAPIGSGWQQHLRFSGFDTVLEELPQGADRPVRADASGIRIQAQGSRILVDTRIPSGEYSYWVASRVFDPLTPKGYQEPGLEAGPYTLSAPASGMPSAVDVLVEGPQAAAYRDRRLPAIGKLRDDRPYILLAIGAVSLLLAIVATIGAWRR from the coding sequence ATGTTGAGCATGGCCCTGGCGGCAAGCCTTCTTCTCAGCGCCGCCGATCCTTCGGGGGATGCCTACGGCGACGGCTCCTACCAACTTCCGACACGCTTCAGCTCCGAGGAGCGCGACAGCCTGGACCTGCGCTCGTTCGAGGTGCGTGACAACGCCGGTTTCTTGCAGTTCGAGATCGGCATGGGGGCAAACGCCAACCCGCTGGAAAGCCCGCGCGGCTTCTCGGTCCCGGTCATCGACGTGTTCATCAAGACCGCCAGCGGCGGCGTCCTCGAGCTGGGCGACCTGGGCTTTTCCGCCCCCATCGGCAGCGGCTGGCAGCAGCACCTGCGTTTCAGCGGTTTCGACACGGTCCTCGAGGAGTTGCCCCAGGGCGCAGACCGACCGGTTCGCGCCGACGCCTCGGGCATCCGGATTCAGGCGCAGGGCAGCCGCATCTTGGTCGATACGCGCATTCCCTCCGGCGAGTACTCGTACTGGGTCGCCTCGCGCGTGTTCGATCCGCTGACGCCCAAGGGCTACCAGGAGCCGGGCCTCGAGGCAGGACCGTACACGCTCTCGGCCCCGGCGAGCGGCATGCCCTCGGCGGTGGACGTGCTGGTAGAGGGGCCGCAGGCCGCCGCCTACCGCGACCGCCGCCTGCCCGCCATCGGCAAGCTGCGCGACGACCGGCCCTACATCCTGCTGGCCATCGGCGCGGTCAGCCTGCTGCTGGCAATCGTTGCCACCATCGGTGCCTGGCGGCGCTGA
- a CDS encoding uridine diphosphate-N-acetylglucosamine-binding protein YvcK, which translates to MTWRRGVKRLEARSVQAARAVKWLTPGMGVKRYITVLLLSLSILAVGFLHFVWTGPFHIIATRWILFLNRFTDPERMPLWAVGLVVSLLALAAALWSVWMLNRSLLFSSGIAPTEAADHIYRRRALARGPVLVALGGGTGLSNLLSGLKEYTSNITAVVAVTDDGGSSGKLRRALGMIAPGDLTDCYAALSDSPVLARLLLHRFARGDGIQGHTFGNLLLATLSEEAGTLEKAALDVNEVLNVRGRVLPATFQSAQLVADLEDGDCIVGESQLALQRAGRAVSRMRLEPPEVPALPEVVQAIERADAILIGPGSLYTSLIPAILVPAVGAAIRRSPAPLIYVANIMSESGETDELDLEGHHEVLAQHLGRSADVVLVNSAPISPEILERYRAEGARLLESPLTRPTFRARVRHAPLVSPDAGQHDPALLARALIELLPRTRRRR; encoded by the coding sequence GTGACCTGGAGGCGCGGGGTCAAGCGCCTCGAGGCCCGCTCGGTCCAGGCAGCGCGGGCCGTCAAGTGGCTCACGCCCGGCATGGGCGTCAAACGGTACATCACCGTGCTGCTGCTCTCGCTCTCGATCCTGGCGGTGGGCTTCTTGCACTTCGTGTGGACCGGCCCTTTTCACATCATCGCCACCCGCTGGATCCTGTTTCTGAACCGCTTCACCGACCCCGAGCGCATGCCGCTGTGGGCAGTCGGCCTGGTCGTGAGCCTGCTCGCGCTGGCCGCCGCGCTGTGGAGCGTGTGGATGCTCAACCGCAGCCTGCTGTTCTCCAGCGGCATCGCTCCGACCGAGGCCGCCGACCACATCTACCGTCGCCGCGCGCTGGCACGCGGACCCGTGCTGGTTGCCTTAGGCGGTGGCACCGGGCTCTCGAACCTGCTCAGCGGCCTCAAGGAATACACCTCGAACATCACCGCCGTGGTGGCCGTCACCGACGACGGCGGCTCGAGCGGAAAACTGCGCCGGGCGCTGGGCATGATCGCACCCGGCGACCTGACCGACTGCTACGCGGCGCTCTCGGACTCGCCGGTGCTGGCGCGGCTGCTGCTGCACCGCTTCGCGCGCGGCGACGGCATTCAGGGCCACACCTTCGGCAACCTGCTGCTCGCCACCCTCTCCGAAGAGGCTGGCACGCTCGAGAAAGCCGCGCTGGACGTAAACGAAGTGCTGAACGTGCGCGGTCGCGTGCTGCCCGCCACCTTTCAGAGCGCGCAGCTCGTGGCCGACCTCGAAGACGGTGACTGCATCGTGGGCGAAAGCCAGCTGGCCCTGCAGCGTGCCGGGCGCGCGGTGTCGCGCATGCGCCTCGAGCCGCCCGAAGTGCCCGCCCTGCCCGAGGTGGTGCAGGCCATCGAACGCGCCGATGCGATCCTGATCGGGCCCGGCAGCCTGTACACCTCGCTGATCCCGGCGATCCTGGTGCCTGCGGTGGGGGCCGCCATCCGCCGCAGCCCCGCGCCCCTGATCTACGTCGCCAACATCATGAGCGAATCCGGGGAAACCGATGAGCTGGACCTCGAGGGACACCACGAGGTGCTGGCACAGCACCTGGGCCGCTCGGCGGACGTGGTGCTGGTCAACTCGGCACCCATCAGCCCGGAGATCCTCGAGCGTTACCGGGCCGAGGGGGCGCGTCTGCTCGAGTCCCCGCTGACCCGGCCAACCTTCCGCGCCCGGGTGCGGCACGCGCCGCTGGTCTCGCCGGATGCGGGCCAGCACGACCCGGCACTGCTCGCCCGCGCGCTGATCGAGCTGTTGCCGCGCACCCGCCGCCGCAGGTAA
- the rapZ gene encoding RNase adapter RapZ → MRFVVVSGLSGSGKSTALKALEEAGFFVSDNLPPELWHSLYDQARSHGLSKVAICTDARTRSFLESVEHDLADLLQQTEAQVVFLDASDEVLLGRYNLTRRAHPMGDVSLFADFQREREILAPLREAADLVIDTTELSAKQLAERITETLHLEADFTLRIFSFGFKHGPPRDADLVLDMRGLPNPYYDARLKSLSGLDPQVAEYVLNGQTRAFYLQLRDFVRASAELARSAKRRNYTVGIGCTGGRHRSVAIAERLVQDLSDLGARRGEHRDIHKGEY, encoded by the coding sequence ATGAGATTCGTGGTCGTCTCCGGACTTTCCGGCTCGGGCAAGAGCACCGCCCTCAAGGCCCTCGAGGAGGCCGGGTTTTTCGTGTCCGACAACCTGCCGCCGGAACTGTGGCACAGCCTGTACGATCAGGCCCGCAGCCACGGCCTGTCCAAGGTGGCGATCTGCACCGACGCCCGCACCCGCTCGTTCCTCGAGTCGGTGGAACACGATCTGGCCGACCTGCTGCAGCAGACCGAGGCGCAGGTGGTCTTTCTGGACGCCAGCGACGAGGTGCTGCTGGGGCGTTACAACCTGACCCGCCGTGCTCACCCGATGGGCGACGTGTCGCTGTTCGCGGACTTTCAGCGCGAACGGGAAATCCTGGCGCCGCTGCGCGAGGCGGCCGATCTGGTGATCGACACCACCGAGCTGAGCGCCAAGCAGCTGGCCGAGCGCATCACCGAGACCCTTCACCTCGAGGCGGACTTTACGCTGCGGATCTTTTCGTTCGGGTTCAAGCACGGACCGCCGCGCGACGCCGACTTGGTGCTGGACATGCGCGGGTTGCCCAATCCGTATTACGACGCGCGCCTCAAGTCGCTCAGCGGCCTGGACCCGCAGGTCGCGGAGTACGTGCTCAACGGGCAGACCCGGGCTTTTTACCTGCAATTGCGTGACTTCGTGCGGGCGAGTGCCGAGCTGGCCCGGTCCGCCAAGCGGCGCAACTACACGGTGGGCATCGGCTGCACCGGCGGACGTCATCGCAGCGTGGCAATTGCCGAGCGCCTGGTGCAGGATCTGTCCGACCTGGGCGCACGGCGCGGAGAACACCGCGATATTCACAAGGGCGAATACTGA
- a CDS encoding methyltransferase domain-containing protein, translating into MAYDTSLSSANTEYLNFVAKQIMPLKRRSLEVLRLAPGDTALDVGCGPGIDTLALAREVGPGGQVLGIDASEAAVQQANRAAEQQGCSAWTRHRVGRAEQLPCADASVDAARAERLLQHLSDPAAAIAELRRVLRPGGRVALIDTDYASCSLNTRRPELQRRILEGFGQMFASPSAARRMPGWLDTDGWHDVQLEVHAFGTRSFEVARTALHLEELAAQAARSGTASSEEAQAWLQDLEEQARQRHFFASVTLVLVWAERA; encoded by the coding sequence ATGGCATACGACACATCTCTGAGCAGCGCCAACACCGAATACCTGAATTTTGTCGCCAAGCAGATCATGCCGCTCAAGCGGCGCAGCCTCGAGGTACTGCGCCTTGCCCCGGGAGACACCGCGCTCGATGTGGGCTGCGGGCCGGGCATCGACACGCTGGCCCTGGCGCGGGAGGTCGGACCCGGCGGGCAGGTGCTCGGCATCGACGCCAGCGAGGCTGCGGTGCAGCAGGCGAACCGCGCCGCCGAGCAGCAGGGCTGCTCGGCCTGGACCCGTCACCGGGTAGGACGGGCCGAGCAGCTTCCCTGCGCGGACGCCTCGGTCGATGCGGCGCGGGCCGAGCGCCTGCTCCAGCACCTGAGCGATCCGGCGGCGGCCATCGCCGAGCTGCGACGCGTGCTGCGCCCCGGTGGCCGAGTTGCCCTGATCGACACCGACTACGCCAGCTGCTCGCTGAATACCCGACGGCCCGAACTGCAGCGGCGCATCCTGGAAGGCTTCGGCCAGATGTTCGCGTCGCCGTCGGCGGCACGCCGGATGCCCGGCTGGCTGGACACGGACGGCTGGCACGACGTGCAGCTTGAGGTGCACGCCTTCGGCACCCGCTCGTTCGAAGTGGCCCGCACGGCCCTGCACCTCGAGGAACTCGCAGCCCAGGCGGCACGCTCGGGCACGGCCAGCAGCGAGGAGGCGCAAGCTTGGCTGCAGGACCTCGAGGAACAGGCGCGGCAACGCCACTTTTTTGCCAGCGTGACGCTGGTGCTGGTCTGGGCGGAACGGGCATGA
- a CDS encoding dihydrodipicolinate synthase family protein has product MIFLSAQQRAEVLETAHAVVQGRVPLLAGVIDPTTDRVIEHAQQARTIGVDALVLTSPFYARTSQPEILQHFRCVRESVDLPIIAYDIPVSTHYKLERATVVQLAREGVIVGLKDSSGDEANFRGVLLELQDQPGISLFTGSELTVDASLLMGARLRARSCQRGPARPCAAVRGGPPG; this is encoded by the coding sequence GTGATCTTTCTGAGTGCCCAGCAGCGCGCCGAGGTCCTCGAGACCGCCCACGCGGTGGTCCAGGGCCGCGTTCCGCTGCTGGCCGGGGTGATCGACCCCACCACCGACCGGGTGATCGAGCACGCGCAGCAGGCCCGCACAATCGGGGTGGACGCGCTGGTGCTGACCTCGCCCTTTTACGCCCGCACCAGTCAGCCGGAGATCCTCCAGCACTTCCGCTGCGTGCGCGAGAGTGTGGACCTGCCGATCATCGCCTACGACATCCCGGTCAGCACCCACTACAAGCTCGAGCGGGCCACGGTGGTGCAGTTGGCCCGCGAGGGCGTGATCGTGGGGCTCAAAGACTCGAGCGGCGACGAGGCGAACTTTCGCGGCGTGCTGCTGGAGCTGCAAGATCAGCCGGGCATCTCGCTGTTCACCGGCAGCGAGCTGACCGTGGACGCCTCGCTGCTGATGGGCGCACGGCTGCGTGCCCGGTCTTGCCAACGTGGACCCGCACGGCCATGTGCGGCTGTACGAGGCGGCCCGCCGGGGTGA
- the recF gene encoding DNA replication/repair protein RecF (All proteins in this family for which functions are known are DNA-binding proteins that assist the filamentation of RecA onto DNA for the initiation of recombination or recombinational repair.): protein MLLRSLSTLHYRNLEDGQLRFPPGLTSIVGQNGQGKTNLQEAVYLVLTGLSEVSRLEQLVRHGESEAFVRAELDQGGVRSVLEVGLGRGRRITKVDGVRVRAGELPRGSAVWIRPEDSALVLGSPGTRRAFLDALLSRLSARYAQVLNLYERNLAQRNAALRSGETWAMDVWNLKLAELGSEILNLRRRMQVRLEELARAAHARLGGGEDLRLSLSETTSPERFLGDLEARRAEELARGQTLVGPHRDDLRIELRGHPAGDFASRGEARTIALALRQAEFDLLSERYGEPPLLLIDDFTAELDPSRRAYLLELAQATPQAIVTGTEEAPGAALLLEAQAGRLGVRT, encoded by the coding sequence GTGCTGCTTCGTTCCCTCTCCACCCTGCACTACCGTAACCTCGAGGACGGTCAGTTGCGCTTCCCACCCGGCCTCACCTCGATCGTGGGCCAAAACGGCCAGGGCAAAACCAACCTTCAGGAGGCCGTCTACCTGGTCCTGACCGGCCTGTCCGAGGTCTCACGCCTCGAGCAGCTGGTGCGCCACGGCGAGAGCGAGGCTTTCGTGCGCGCCGAGCTCGATCAGGGCGGGGTGCGCTCGGTCCTCGAGGTGGGGCTGGGGCGCGGGCGGCGCATCACCAAGGTAGACGGCGTGCGGGTGCGTGCCGGGGAGCTGCCGCGCGGCAGCGCGGTGTGGATCCGCCCCGAGGACTCGGCGCTGGTGCTGGGCTCTCCGGGTACCCGGCGCGCTTTTCTGGACGCCTTGCTGTCGCGGCTTTCGGCGCGCTACGCCCAGGTCCTGAACCTGTACGAGCGCAACCTGGCGCAGCGCAACGCCGCGCTGCGCTCGGGCGAGACCTGGGCCATGGACGTCTGGAACCTCAAGCTGGCCGAACTGGGCAGCGAGATTCTGAACCTGCGCCGCCGCATGCAGGTGCGCCTCGAGGAACTCGCGCGCGCCGCGCACGCCCGTCTGGGCGGGGGAGAGGACCTCCGCCTCTCCCTGAGCGAGACCACCTCGCCCGAGCGCTTCTTGGGCGACCTCGAGGCACGCCGCGCCGAGGAGCTCGCGCGCGGACAGACCCTGGTCGGGCCGCACCGCGACGACCTGCGCATCGAGCTGCGCGGTCACCCGGCCGGGGATTTCGCCAGCCGTGGCGAGGCCCGCACCATCGCGCTCGCGCTGCGCCAGGCCGAGTTCGACCTGCTCAGCGAGCGCTACGGCGAACCGCCGCTGCTTTTGATCGACGACTTCACCGCCGAACTCGATCCCTCGAGGCGCGCTTATCTGCTCGAGCTGGCCCAGGCCACCCCGCAGGCCATCGTGACCGGCACCGAGGAGGCTCCGGGAGCCGCGCTGCTGCTCGAGGCGCAGGCCGGGCGGCTGGGGGTGCGCACGTGA
- a CDS encoding DUF721 domain-containing protein, whose protein sequence is MSRRPREGGMRELARLLDQTLSRNRLSGGVRRARAVLLWPEVVGSELARLTRARSQQGGVLFVEAADSVLANFLTMQRHVFLQRLQEKLGDSSVRELRFAVGRMNSQETPRTTVVEALPEPDRRNLERMVTGLPGELQDAARRAADAVARARIWRERQGWKPCPICATPTDKSGPCHVCRDLLANPQVQGASLKLARNPDLALEPERFTFLSVDGFEAARYLAREYLEGKMDELIHEVVSSGGDPVYRQFLLHQAQCYLALGLRSSLRYVSPDHWKELPERVYRVLTAHQASGA, encoded by the coding sequence GTGAGCCGCCGTCCGCGCGAGGGTGGGATGCGCGAACTCGCGCGCCTGCTCGACCAGACCCTCTCACGCAACCGCCTCTCGGGCGGGGTGCGGCGTGCCCGGGCGGTGCTGCTGTGGCCCGAGGTGGTCGGCAGCGAACTCGCGCGCCTCACCCGCGCGCGCAGCCAGCAGGGCGGCGTGCTGTTCGTGGAGGCCGCGGACTCGGTGCTGGCAAACTTCCTGACCATGCAGCGCCACGTTTTTCTGCAGCGCCTGCAGGAAAAGCTGGGCGACAGCTCGGTGCGCGAACTGCGCTTTGCGGTGGGCCGCATGAACTCGCAGGAAACCCCGCGCACCACCGTGGTCGAAGCGCTGCCCGAACCGGACCGCCGTAACCTCGAGCGCATGGTCACCGGGCTGCCCGGAGAGCTGCAAGATGCCGCGCGCCGCGCGGCCGACGCGGTGGCACGCGCCCGCATCTGGCGCGAACGCCAGGGCTGGAAGCCCTGCCCGATCTGCGCGACGCCCACCGACAAGAGCGGACCCTGCCACGTGTGCCGCGACCTGCTGGCCAATCCCCAGGTGCAGGGTGCCAGCCTCAAACTGGCCCGCAACCCCGACCTGGCGCTGGAGCCCGAGCGCTTCACCTTCCTGTCCGTAGACGGCTTCGAGGCCGCCCGCTACCTCGCGCGGGAGTACCTCGAGGGCAAGATGGACGAACTGATCCACGAGGTTGTCTCCAGCGGCGGAGACCCGGTCTACCGTCAGTTCCTGCTGCACCAGGCGCAGTGCTATCTGGCGCTGGGCCTGCGCAGCAGCCTGCGCTATGTCTCGCCCGACCACTGGAAGGAACTGCCCGAGCGGGTCTACCGGGTGCTGACCGCGCACCAGGCCTCGGGGGCGTAA
- a CDS encoding DUF427 domain-containing protein, translating into MRAIWNGRVIAESDDTVVVEGNHYFPLEAVRHEYLRPSSTRTTCPWKGEASYYSLEVDGQRNPDAAWFYPEPKDAARAIRGRVAFWRGVRVQP; encoded by the coding sequence ATGCGAGCGATCTGGAACGGGCGGGTCATCGCTGAAAGCGACGACACGGTGGTTGTGGAGGGCAACCACTACTTTCCCCTGGAAGCGGTGCGGCACGAGTACCTGCGCCCCTCGAGTACCCGCACCACCTGTCCCTGGAAGGGCGAGGCGAGCTATTACAGCCTCGAGGTGGACGGGCAGCGCAACCCGGACGCGGCGTGGTTCTATCCGGAACCCAAGGACGCCGCCCGCGCCATACGTGGGCGGGTCGCGTTCTGGCGCGGGGTGCGCGTACAACCCTGA
- a CDS encoding ribose-phosphate pyrophosphokinase, whose translation MYSNSPLLVFSGQSNTRLASAICANLGIPLGRSETLKFSNDNLMVRYKESLREGDVFIVQSLSAPVSDSIMELLLMIDAAKSASAGRVTAVIPYYSYARSDKKDEARISIGGRLVADLIEAAGADRVLTMTLHSPQVHGFFKIPVDHLSAEVVIANHLITHVDGVEEGVVLAPDAGDIKRASALARRLNCNLAFIDKRRVSDTRVEARSLIGDVAGRKVFIVDDEISTAGSLVQAVNIAKESGAGEVYVATTHGVYVGPALERINSLDVVEVASCNTVDVSDEKRQECPKLSVLDVAPLFAETIHRIHTGESVSVLFD comes from the coding sequence GTGTATAGCAACAGCCCCCTGCTGGTTTTCTCTGGTCAAAGCAACACGCGCCTTGCCAGCGCGATCTGTGCGAATCTCGGCATCCCGCTGGGACGCAGCGAAACCCTCAAGTTCTCCAACGACAACCTGATGGTGCGCTACAAGGAGTCGCTGCGCGAAGGCGACGTGTTCATCGTGCAGTCCTTGTCCGCCCCGGTCTCGGACAGCATCATGGAACTGCTGCTGATGATCGACGCCGCCAAGAGCGCTTCGGCCGGGCGGGTCACCGCGGTGATCCCCTACTATTCCTACGCCCGATCCGACAAGAAGGACGAAGCGCGCATTTCCATCGGCGGCCGACTGGTCGCCGATCTGATCGAAGCGGCCGGCGCGGACCGCGTGCTGACCATGACCCTGCACAGCCCGCAGGTTCACGGCTTCTTCAAGATCCCGGTCGATCACCTCTCGGCCGAGGTGGTCATCGCCAACCACCTGATCACCCACGTTGACGGCGTGGAAGAGGGTGTGGTCCTGGCTCCCGACGCCGGCGACATCAAGCGGGCCTCTGCGCTGGCCCGCCGCCTCAACTGCAACCTGGCCTTTATCGACAAGCGGCGCGTCTCGGACACCCGCGTGGAGGCCCGCAGCCTGATCGGTGACGTCGCCGGGCGCAAGGTGTTTATCGTCGACGACGAGATCTCCACCGCCGGCAGCCTGGTGCAGGCGGTCAACATCGCCAAGGAGTCGGGCGCGGGCGAGGTCTACGTGGCCACCACGCACGGCGTGTACGTGGGTCCGGCCCTCGAGCGCATCAACTCGCTCGACGTGGTCGAGGTCGCCTCGTGCAACACGGTGGACGTCAGCGACGAGAAGCGTCAGGAATGCCCCAAGCTCAGCGTGCTCGACGTGGCCCCGCTGTTCGCCGAGACCATCCATCGCATCCACACCGGCGAGTCGGTCTCGGTGCTGTTCGACTGA
- a CDS encoding LysE family translocator gives MPDPSTLGVFLLASLALLVVPGPAVMYIMARSLQQGRRAGLASVLGIEVGGLIHVIAATLGLSALLASSALAFSVVKYAGAAYLLYLGLRALLGRAGTPDLHLPAPQALGRVFVQGVMVGGLNPKTALFFLAFLPQFVRPEAGPAAPQVLLLGMLFIGCATVSDSLYALLASTLGRWLQVRRNWARKQRYLSGGVYVALGVSTAVSGEAPGTRSVFAD, from the coding sequence ATGCCCGACCCGTCCACTCTGGGGGTATTCCTGCTGGCCTCGCTGGCCCTGCTGGTCGTTCCCGGTCCTGCCGTGATGTACATCATGGCGCGCAGCCTGCAGCAGGGCCGCCGCGCCGGGCTGGCCTCGGTGCTGGGCATCGAGGTCGGTGGCCTGATCCACGTGATCGCCGCCACGCTGGGCCTCTCGGCGCTGTTGGCCTCCTCGGCGCTCGCTTTCAGCGTGGTCAAGTACGCCGGAGCCGCCTACCTGCTGTACCTGGGCCTGCGCGCCCTGCTGGGCCGGGCGGGCACGCCGGACCTGCACCTCCCCGCTCCCCAAGCGCTGGGGCGCGTGTTTGTGCAGGGCGTTATGGTAGGCGGCCTCAATCCCAAGACCGCTCTGTTCTTTCTGGCCTTCCTGCCGCAGTTCGTGCGCCCCGAGGCCGGTCCGGCCGCGCCCCAGGTGCTGCTGCTGGGCATGCTGTTCATCGGCTGTGCGACGGTCAGCGACAGCCTCTACGCCCTGCTGGCCAGCACGCTGGGCCGCTGGCTGCAGGTCCGCCGCAACTGGGCGCGCAAGCAGCGCTACCTCAGCGGCGGCGTCTACGTGGCCCTGGGAGTCAGCACGGCCGTTTCCGGGGAAGCCCCGGGAACCCGCAGCGTTTTTGCCGACTGA
- the dnaJ gene encoding molecular chaperone DnaJ, whose product MDYYELLGVSRDASPEEIKRAYRALALKYHPDRNKEADAQERFAAINNAYAVLSDPEKRAHYDRFGSEPGAGGMPGAGGFGDIGIDPMDLFESLFGGSVFGGRRGNARPRGEDLQVDAEITLEQAREGSEIEVEVDRLAECDHCHGSGSEPGGQPPVTCDTCRGSGTVQYQQRTLLGNFVTQQVCPTCHGSGKIIKEPCTVCKGRGRRIRSDRIRVALPKGIDGGYRIRVAGQGNDGPGGPGDLYVHLTLKPHPALHRDAENLHFIARIGIAQAVLGGTLEVPTLDGPKTVEIKPGTQHGDTLRLRGQGMPRLQASGTGDLIVNFALEVPSGKNLSKEARAHLEAYAREVGEEVADHQPGFFERLGKAIRGE is encoded by the coding sequence ATGGATTACTACGAGCTGCTGGGCGTGTCCCGCGACGCCAGTCCTGAGGAGATCAAGCGCGCCTACCGGGCCCTGGCGCTGAAGTACCACCCGGACCGCAACAAGGAAGCGGACGCCCAGGAGCGCTTCGCCGCCATCAACAACGCCTACGCCGTGCTCTCGGACCCCGAGAAACGCGCACACTACGACCGCTTCGGCAGCGAGCCCGGCGCGGGCGGCATGCCCGGCGCCGGAGGATTCGGGGACATCGGCATCGACCCGATGGACCTGTTCGAGAGCCTGTTCGGCGGCTCGGTCTTTGGCGGACGGCGCGGCAACGCCCGCCCGCGCGGCGAGGACTTGCAAGTCGACGCCGAGATCACCCTCGAGCAGGCCCGCGAGGGCAGCGAGATCGAGGTCGAGGTGGACCGCCTCGCCGAGTGCGACCACTGCCACGGCAGCGGCTCGGAGCCGGGCGGTCAGCCGCCGGTCACCTGCGACACCTGTCGGGGCAGCGGCACCGTGCAGTACCAGCAGCGCACGCTGCTGGGCAACTTCGTAACCCAGCAGGTCTGCCCCACCTGCCACGGCAGCGGCAAGATCATCAAAGAACCCTGCACGGTCTGCAAGGGCCGTGGGCGCCGCATTCGCTCGGACCGCATCCGGGTCGCGCTGCCCAAGGGCATCGACGGCGGCTACCGCATCCGGGTGGCCGGTCAGGGCAACGACGGCCCGGGCGGCCCCGGCGACCTGTACGTTCACCTGACCTTAAAGCCTCACCCTGCGCTGCACCGCGACGCCGAGAACCTGCACTTCATCGCCCGCATCGGCATCGCCCAGGCGGTCTTGGGCGGCACCCTCGAGGTACCCACCCTCGACGGCCCCAAAACGGTCGAGATCAAGCCGGGCACGCAGCACGGCGACACCCTGCGCCTGCGCGGCCAGGGCATGCCCCGCCTGCAGGCCTCGGGTACCGGCGACCTGATCGTCAACTTCGCGCTCGAGGTCCCGAGCGGCAAGAACCTGTCCAAGGAAGCGCGCGCGCACCTCGAGGCCTACGCCCGGGAAGTGGGCGAAGAAGTGGCCGACCACCAGCCCGGGTTCTTTGAGCGGCTGGGCAAGGCGATCCGCGGCGAGTAA
- a CDS encoding class I SAM-dependent methyltransferase, protein MTAHPDLEAAHLLARRQTLIETHLEGLGPEPAFLDALDLEEQHQLLDLCCGTGSFLAALAAAGHTGELVGLDRSEALLQAARARHPDVRFVLGDALNAPFPSESFDRISLRFALPHLSPRFAALSEIARLLRQGGRVAALHGTAGHLEEFWQVLHRAMHAHPRLRDHALPPPAQPACDAPAAFGPFRAVERRVLEDAVWLTPEESTVLLGSYLPALELPQAALPALRQRYLEEVAGELRGEKWRLTARWELWSARR, encoded by the coding sequence ATGACGGCTCACCCTGACCTGGAAGCTGCCCACCTGCTCGCACGCCGCCAGACCCTGATCGAAACGCACCTCGAGGGGTTGGGGCCCGAACCGGCCTTTCTGGACGCGCTGGACCTCGAGGAGCAGCATCAACTGCTCGACTTGTGCTGCGGAACCGGGAGCTTCCTGGCTGCTCTGGCGGCAGCGGGCCACACCGGTGAACTGGTCGGGCTCGACCGCTCAGAAGCGCTGCTGCAGGCCGCACGCGCCAGACATCCGGACGTGCGTTTCGTGCTGGGAGACGCGCTAAACGCCCCGTTTCCCTCCGAATCATTTGACCGCATCAGCCTGCGTTTCGCGCTGCCGCACCTGTCGCCGCGTTTTGCGGCCCTGAGCGAGATTGCGCGCCTGCTGCGGCAGGGCGGGCGCGTCGCTGCCCTGCACGGCACGGCCGGACACCTCGAGGAGTTCTGGCAGGTATTGCACCGCGCGATGCACGCTCACCCGCGGCTCCGGGACCACGCGCTACCGCCACCGGCGCAGCCGGCATGCGACGCGCCCGCCGCCTTTGGACCGTTTCGGGCGGTCGAGCGGCGAGTCCTCGAGGACGCCGTCTGGCTCACGCCCGAGGAGTCCACCGTGCTGCTCGGCAGCTACCTGCCCGCCCTGGAGCTTCCCCAGGCGGCCCTGCCTGCGCTGCGCCAGCGTTACCTCGAGGAGGTCGCGGGAGAGCTGCGCGGGGAGAAGTGGCGGCTGACGGCGCGCTGGGAACTGTGGAGCGCGCGACGCTGA